The genome window TGAACAACACGCCCTTTACCGGGGCCGCGAAAGGCTATAATCCCTTGCTCTCGAAAGATCGTGCTTTACTCTGTGCCGGTTATGCCCTTGAAAAAAAAGCACTCAATGTGCGGGTCCTCAATGTTCGCGGCCTGTCTTCTCTCACTGATTATCTGGTAATTGCCTCCGGGCAGTCGGATCGCCAGGTGCAGGCGATTGCTGAATCCGTGCGCGTCGGGCTCAAGCTTCACCATGATCTCCCGCCGATGGCGGTGGAAGGGGTCAAGGAAGGGCGCTGGGTCCTCCTCGATTACGGGGATGTCATGGTCCACGTCTTTCATGAACCGGTGCGCGACTATTACGACCTTGACGGCCTTTGGCGTGAAGCGATCGAGGTCCCGGTCCCCGAGGACAATCCGGCGGTGCACAAGGGGTGAAGCTCCGCCTGCTGTGTGTCGGCCGCCTCTCTGCCGCAGGGATTCGGAGCGGAGTCGAGGATTATGGCGGTCGGATCGGCCGCTACCTCCCCTTTGAGACCATCGAATTGCGCGAGGCGAGCGGCGGCGGGACGAAAGGGGATGTCCGTTTTGGCCGCGTGGAGGAAGGGGGGCGGATCTTGCAACGACTTTCTCCTTCAGCCTTTGTCGTTATTCTCGATGAAGCGGGGAAGGGGTTGACCACCGAAGCGTGGTCTGCATTTCTCGGGGAACGCATGCTTTATGGTCCGGACGAAGTG of Deltaproteobacteria bacterium HGW-Deltaproteobacteria-4 contains these proteins:
- a CDS encoding 50S rRNA methyltransferase; its protein translation is MKLRLLCVGRLSAAGIRSGVEDYGGRIGRYLPFETIELREASGGGTKGDVRFGRVEEGGRILQRLSPSAFVVILDEAGKGLTTEAWSAFLGERMLYGPDEVILVIGGAYGLSDAVKARGDLCLSLSKMTFPHQLARLLLLEQTYRALTILRNEPYHNR
- the rsfS gene encoding ribosome silencing factor, encoding MLSKDRALLCAGYALEKKALNVRVLNVRGLSSLTDYLVIASGQSDRQVQAIAESVRVGLKLHHDLPPMAVEGVKEGRWVLLDYGDVMVHVFHEPVRDYYDLDGLWREAIEVPVPEDNPAVHKG